A part of Candidatus Electrothrix aestuarii genomic DNA contains:
- a CDS encoding CvpA family protein gives MNLATIPLFDYILLAVLILFVVYGLWVGFFRQLPFVISLIGSYAASALYAGKLMPHLAQVTENPKGIFGGSLLILLIVLTLLLKLIGTLLGKVIQVKVVGWGNRLFLGAPLALVKGLALVVILVMFLAASLPPADHFFRNSLIAPYLEQGSDMARSVIQDAEIRKDLRPRKAAPVEKKAENPQQVQAPIQQEEMPLNPTPQQVRPSQAGDDPASSTEIVH, from the coding sequence ATGAACCTCGCCACTATCCCCCTGTTTGACTATATCCTGCTTGCGGTCCTGATCCTCTTTGTCGTGTATGGGCTTTGGGTGGGATTCTTTCGCCAGTTGCCCTTTGTCATTTCCCTGATCGGCAGCTATGCCGCTTCTGCCCTCTATGCCGGGAAATTGATGCCCCATCTTGCCCAGGTCACGGAAAACCCCAAAGGAATTTTTGGGGGCAGCTTACTGATTCTGTTGATTGTCTTGACCCTGCTTCTGAAATTAATTGGTACATTGCTCGGCAAGGTTATTCAGGTCAAGGTGGTTGGTTGGGGAAATCGGCTTTTCCTGGGCGCGCCTCTTGCCTTGGTGAAGGGACTTGCCTTGGTGGTTATCCTGGTTATGTTTCTCGCTGCGAGCCTTCCTCCGGCAGATCATTTCTTCCGTAATTCCTTGATAGCCCCCTATCTTGAGCAGGGCAGCGATATGGCACGCAGTGTTATTCAGGATGCAGAGATCAGAAAGGATCTCAGACCTCGTAAGGCAGCACCTGTTGAGAAAAAGGCGGAGAATCCGCAGCAGGTTCAGGCCCCGATTCAGCAGGAGGAAATGCCTCTGAATCCCACTCCGCAGCAGGTCCGTCCCTCACAAGCTGGCGATGATCCGGCAAGCAGTACCGAGATTGTTCATTAA